A segment of the Salmo salar unplaced genomic scaffold, Ssal_v3.1, whole genome shotgun sequence genome:
TAGGGGGACGAATTGttcacctacgtaacagccactggcagcctgtggcgtgattttcaaaacGCTAAAAATCCATTACTTCAATTTCAACATATTGTTTGTAATAAAGGGAATATgattattttacagctatttaaagacaagactcgttaatctaaccacactgctgtccgattttcaaaaaaggctttacaacgaaaagcaaaacattagattatgtcagcagagtaccaagccagaaataatcagacacccatttttcaagccagcataatgtcacccaaaacccagaagacagctaaatgcagcactcacctttgatgatcttcatcgatgAGTCGGCCCTAGGACATTATAGTTataaatacatgcatgttttgttcaatcaagttcatattttatatcaaaaaacagctttttacattagcaatagcgacgttcagaactagcatacccccaaaGAAACTTCCGAaaatcgctaacattttactaaattactcacgataaacgttcacaccgcgattgcataaaaaaggagttctgtatctataattcttaaaataattgttatgtttttgtgaacgtttatctccGTGAGTaaattttagtaaattcaccagaagtgttcCTCGTGGGAATGcttgttctgaacgtcacatacaTTATGTAAAAAGAGctgtttttatataaatatgaactgagttgaacaaaacatgcatgtgatGGCAACATAATAGGAGTAAACatgcttgtcacgtcctgaccaatatttaggtagttatttctattatatttggtcagacGTGAGAGGTAgtatgttgtttttgtttatggggttttgtgtgtggtgtagtggggtgtgtattagtttggtataggttctaggtttgtttttctatgtgtagttttagagtgctggactctcaattgaggcaggtgtttctagttgcctctgattgggagtcccataagcaggtgttagtgtttgtttggttttcgtgggtagttgttttgcactgcgtgttgtgtgcctgcaaaactgttcctatcgtgtatattgttttccagtggatgcgttactcctttttttttgaattaaaacattgagcatccatattcccgctgcagtttggtctattcaacacggctctttttgtgacagaactacccaccaccaaaggatcaagcagcggagaagaggacagaggcaagtgagggaggaaatgttgaggcagccccaataattttttagggggcacaagggctatttggcggagGCGAGATtgcagccccaggccagctcccgatacccttgtagggcagactggacaggtcccgtgcttttagggttggggctgtggtgaggcctgggattttcaggccggtaggcaagagTACCAGCGCCCgacatgtgccagggcgaagtaggcatcgagccggaagggggtgatgccaacccctgcgctcaagaccgccagtgcgccctttcggtccggtgtttcccgctagatgcactagcatggaggtgcgtgtctccaggccggcacgtccagtaccagccccacgcatcaggagtctagtgcgtcagcccagcaccgccagtcaacagtcgtcggagctgcccgccagtcaacagtcgtcggagctgcccgccagtcaacagtcgtcggagctgcccgccagtcaacagtcgtgggAGCTGCCCGATCAACAGTCGTGGGAGCTGCCCGCCCAGTCAACAGTCgtgggagctgcccgccagtcaacatgtgggagctgcccgccagtcaacagtcgccggagtggctagactgcgctgaactgccggagtggccagactgcgctgaactgccggagtggccagactcgctgaactgccggagtggccagactgcgctgaactgccggagtggccagactgcgctcgaactgccggagtggccagactgttcccggcccagcccgaggggcgagttctcggcccagcccgaggggccctcctgtccccggcccagcccgaggccctcctgtcccccggcccagcccgagggccctcctgtcccccggcccagcccgaggggccctcctgtccccggcccagcccgaggggccctcctgtccccggcccagcccgaggggtccgtctgcctggcgcagctatcggctccaccgaagtgggcgacgccgaggtggagcagggtccacgtcctgcaccggagccacctccaggataggtgggttggggagggagggtgtagcacagtgccgtcgttgatggcagccaccctcccttccctcccttattgtttaggggtattgcttttggttttgttggggtaatggggatttttgtgtgttttcttttaaggtgcattcccgggtctgcacctttagggagtagtgtcacgtcctgaccaatatttaggtattatttctattatatttggtcaggacgtggcagaggtatatttgtttttgtattatggggttttgtgtgtggtgtagtggggtgtattagtttggtagtaggttctaggtttgtttttctatgtgtagttttgggtgctggactctcaattggaggcaggtgtttctagttgcctctgattgggagtcccataagtaggtgtgtgtttgtttggttttcgtgggtagttgtttttgcactgcgtgttgtgtgcctgcaaaactgttcctgtcgtgtatattgttttccagtggatgcgttactcctttttgaattaaaacatgagcatccatattcccgctgcagtttggtctattcaacacggctctttttgtgacacatctgatgaagatcatcaaaggttagtgctgcatttagctgtggtttgggtttttgtgacattatatgctagcttgaaaaatgggtgtctgattatttctggctgggtactctgctgacataatctaatgtttttctttcgctgtaaagcctttttgaaatcggacagtgtggttagataaaggagaggtcttgtctttaaaatggtgtaaaatagtcatatctttgaaaaattgaagttttgggattttcgaggagtttgtatttcgcgccacgccctatcattggatattggagtggtgttcgctagcggaacgtctagatgtaagaggatatggTCAAAGTAAcatacagtacaaaaaaatacacaacgaacagtgtagagttcaatgtgtctggggtgtagagttcaatgtgtctggggtgtagagttcaatgtgtctggggtgtagagttcaatgtgtctggggtgtagagttcaatgtgtctggggtgtagagttcaatgtgtctggggtgtagagttcaatgtgtctggggtgtagagttcaatgtgtctgGGGTGTAGTAAAAGGCAGAGAACTGGTAGCTACGCATTGTTACTACAGATCATGTGATTTAACCAAAGAATTTTGGTATCCAATATTAGGAGTTGCAGAATAGGTACTATTAGGTATAGCACAGAGAATGTTCGACCAGCCTTAGCGATGCCGTCGTCGTCCTCAGTTGGTGGAAACAGGAGTCTCAAAATGTCTGTGTCCAGTTGCAGGGGATGTGTTGgaatttagaaaatgctccgttattaaaataataacatttttgctccatgaagtaatccaacaGTGTACGTCATTGATTGAGACAGGTGAGTGTCCACCCCAAAGTGCCGCAGGTCATtatgacgcacacacacagccacacacacagccacgcacgcacacacacacacacacacacacacacacacacacacacacacacacacacacacacacacacacacacacacacacacacacacacacacacacagcctatattCAATGGAGAGAGTTCAAAGTTTCATGAGTGGCTGACACACTTGCTATTCATGACAGTCTCATGTAACTTATTATCAGGAAGTCCCAGGTAAAGTATAAAGcataacacacaacaacaagtcaCATCCTCTCTTACACAAACATCCTTCCCTCCTCTGTGAAGATGTCCAGCTCTCAAACAACCACCACTAATGGGGTGGTGGTCATCACCCATGTCCACCCCTATGGGAACGGTGATGGCTGCAGCACCGTGTTTGGATAATATTGGAGTAGCCAGTGGAATATTTGTCTGGGGATCTATCATTGTGAGTGAGCTGCTCTGTCTAACAATTCTCCCTTACATTTCCTGTCTGCCTGGATGCAAAACAAAACGTCCTCATAGTTAAATCATgtcactttaaaaaatatatttatttaagtTGAAGTAATGCTTTAAAAATAATGACTTGTCTTAACTAACAATTTGTCTTAACCAATGACTTTTATCAACATATATGTATTTGGCTAGGCCTATGCCATGTATTCACTCATGCATTTCATTTTGTATTGACTTCTATGTGGGAGTAATTAAACTTGAATTTGAACTTTAGTCATACTGTAGAAATCTGTGTGTCTCAAAAGGCAcagtattccctatataatgcactatgtaggaaatagggatACAGTATTCAtatggtgcactatgtagggaatagggatacAGTATTCAtatggtgcactatgtaggaaataaggATACAGTATTCAtatggtgcactatgtagggaataaggataCCGTATTCAtatggtgcactatgtaggaaatagggtacaGTATTCAtatggtgcactatgtagggaatagggagccatttaggaTGCGCTTGAATAATCTCTTCCTTGTTCCTTCTCAGTATGTAATTGCAGgctctctcactgttgccgctgaCAACAAACTGAACAAATGTCTGGTCAGTAtcaatattttttccccccaatAAAGTTTAGGCTTTTGATTTATAAAGTTCCACTCTATTTGACGACATAGAATCTACTGATACGACAGACACTCATGTTTTCGTTCATCTGCTTGTTTTCCTCCCAAAACACAAACAGTGTGGAGGCCACTGGCATTAACTGTGGATTTCCCCTTTAAAGAATCGTAATAACAATGATAAGGAATAACAACATACTGAATTCGGTATTGCGTTCAATGCTTCCGAAATTTCCTTCCACAACCAGCCATTCCCAtgtcctctttcttctctctctctgtcccttaggTGGAAGGCTCCCTGGGAATGAACGTTGTCGCCACGGTTACTGCTCTTACTGGCATCATCCTCCATTCTTTAGACAGTGCTGGGATCATGTTATACTGTGACTATCCATACCATTATCCACACGATTTCTGTCAACAGTACTGGGTATATACCAAATGCTTATTCATTTTTAACTTTCATTGGTCAGGAGATAATTGTAAATtgataaagggttatatataatcTATAATCTTTTATATTGTACTGTTGAAAATTTAAATTAGCTTAATAAAAATAATGCCTACATGTGACATTGGCAACATGAAAGCAATAGTAAGGTAGATAACTGTTATAACGTTTGTTTATAGTTCATTTTAGTCCACATTAAAACTGAAAGTTGACAAAGTGTTCATAATTGCTCCAAAATGGCGGTGTAGTCTAGTTAACTGCTGTTTCCTGTTCCTCTCTGTCTATAGGTCAGGTCCCAGGGAATATCAGGTGTTTTGGTTGTTTTCTCCTTGCTGGAGTTCATAGTGTCCATCTGTGTCTCGTCATTCGCCTGCAGAGCTGTCTGCCTGTGCTGCCATTCCACCCCTGAGGTGAGTCTATAGACTtagatttctgtaaaaaaaaacattttttgttacAAAATGTTGTAAATCTCAAGGTTATTTACCCAAGTTCTCTGATATTATGAGTTAAGTACGTATTTCACAAGTGGAATTTCATTCCAAAAGTCTCACTTTGGGGTCACTAGCCATTCCAGCCCGTGGGGCTACCGTGCGTAAGAGCGCAGTCAAAAGTGTGCCGTAGGGCAGTGGTCCCCGACCGGTTTAATGTCAGACAATATTTTCACGGACTGGCCTTTAAGGTGTGGCGGATAAATACACAAAATAAAATGACTCGACCGGCATAAAAACCTTGGTATTtattaaatataataataa
Coding sequences within it:
- the LOC123732579 gene encoding LOW QUALITY PROTEIN: membrane-spanning 4-domains subfamily A member 8-like (The sequence of the model RefSeq protein was modified relative to this genomic sequence to represent the inferred CDS: inserted 2 bases in 1 codon), which gives rise to HILSYTNILPSSVKMSSSQTTTTNGVVVITHVHPYGNGXMAAAPCLDNIGVASGIFVWGSIIYVIAGSLTVAADNKLNKCLVEGSLGMNVVATVTALTGIILHSLDSAGIMLYCDYPYHYPHDFCQQYWVRSQGISGVLVVFSLLEFIVSICVSSFACRAVCLCCHSTPEVSL